The following coding sequences are from one Streptomyces sp. NBC_00536 window:
- a CDS encoding MarR family winged helix-turn-helix transcriptional regulator: MTSMPPGERIGSHIKRAEQSLLATKHAVLKPAGVTVPQYSALLWLAENPGISAAALARLCGVTPPTMNTVLKNLQERGLIERSPHEWHRNVLETRLTDEGRAVVAVADAAAVRVERKLAAEFSAAEREQLIALLGRCAALLDQER, encoded by the coding sequence ATGACCTCCATGCCCCCGGGCGAGCGCATCGGCTCCCACATCAAGCGGGCCGAACAGTCCCTGCTCGCGACGAAGCACGCCGTGCTGAAGCCCGCCGGAGTAACGGTTCCGCAGTACTCCGCCCTGCTCTGGCTGGCCGAGAACCCCGGCATCTCCGCCGCGGCGCTCGCGCGGCTGTGCGGGGTGACGCCGCCGACCATGAACACCGTGCTGAAGAACCTCCAGGAGCGCGGGCTGATCGAGCGGAGCCCGCACGAGTGGCACCGCAACGTCCTGGAGACCCGGCTGACGGACGAGGGGCGGGCGGTGGTCGCCGTGGCCGACGCCGCCGCGGTGCGGGTGGAGCGCAAGCTCGCCGCGGAGTTCAGCGCGGCGGAGCGGGAGCAGCTGATCGCGCTGCTCGGGCGGTGCGCGGCCCTGCTGGACCAGGAGCGCTGA
- the lanL gene encoding class IV lanthionine synthetase LanL, whose amino-acid sequence MGDRHHPLRLRQQLLAVTGSIVGRRGWSDDTWSYLNDPRMPAMDHGWKLHVSARPGELDAVVALVLPVLRRHVCHAKFAKNPQTLRTINSGTAGPGIVGKAITVYPGPGPGVLAALAAELVTVLRGREGPRVVSDRRVDPDAPVYYRYGPFTGDYRTGRGGRLESVMTGPDGQLFDGLASGAYRCPPWAQDPFAPDPEPRRKGPRPAFGVGGGRYTLTAGIVRKPQGNVYRALDRASGRLVVIKQARAFVSEEAGGTDTRDRLRNERAVLAALGSVAGVPRGLDYFRHEPDEYLVMTDCGDRNLRRQVQDHGPYPARALTDLATRLLRIIDEIHTHSVVIRDLKPDNVVLDPEGRCFLIDFGTSERDGTGPGGATPGYSAPVLRASGPARPADDHYALGATLYFAATGLDPVIIDPDPAVNRERTLDALSWVLPDPGHHGIRSMISGLMSLDATVRTSTASHLRTGTPAISRPRPRPGPGPRLEADRLREITDHTLTFCVAEAQRIIDPVRAARLSVPTPIDVYGGTSGLGLELLHHLHRPDVRETVTALAQWTAAQPRSKNMSPGFYSGHTGVELFLTQANTPHTPHPAVPHPLLPSRTPDGGPPEADLIEGAAGIGLGHLLLARHTGDAAHLAAAAECARLLTSGEARLTATASASPGNAALDQGIAHGEAGVAYFLLEHGATTGDPHTIARSRQACARLASLTPGIIAAASTPAATRRYASWCRGLAGIGTVLVRAATRLNEPAYLTLAQQAARTCSTLAPRMPLTGQCCGLSGVGDFLLDVATASHSEEFHEAAIRTALITLTRTGGPATRPTFPDTTLTTATATWSTGSAGALSHLRRLHTPHSPRLGLLD is encoded by the coding sequence GTGGGTGACCGCCACCACCCGCTTCGCCTGCGACAACAACTCCTAGCGGTGACCGGGTCCATCGTCGGCCGGCGCGGATGGTCCGATGACACGTGGTCGTACCTGAACGACCCGCGCATGCCGGCGATGGACCACGGCTGGAAGCTGCACGTTTCCGCCCGTCCCGGCGAACTCGACGCCGTGGTCGCCCTGGTCCTTCCGGTGCTGCGACGGCACGTGTGCCACGCGAAGTTCGCCAAGAATCCGCAGACCCTGCGCACTATCAACTCCGGGACCGCCGGCCCCGGAATCGTCGGCAAGGCGATCACGGTCTACCCCGGCCCCGGCCCCGGCGTCCTCGCCGCCCTCGCCGCGGAACTCGTGACCGTCCTGCGCGGCCGGGAGGGACCACGGGTCGTCAGCGACCGGCGGGTCGACCCGGACGCCCCCGTCTACTACCGCTACGGACCCTTCACCGGCGACTACCGGACCGGGCGCGGCGGACGGCTTGAATCGGTCATGACCGGACCGGACGGGCAGCTCTTCGACGGGCTGGCGAGCGGCGCGTACCGCTGCCCGCCCTGGGCCCAGGACCCCTTCGCGCCGGACCCGGAACCACGGCGAAAGGGTCCTCGGCCCGCCTTCGGCGTGGGCGGCGGCCGCTACACGCTCACGGCCGGAATCGTCCGCAAGCCCCAGGGGAACGTCTACCGCGCCCTCGACCGGGCATCCGGACGGCTCGTGGTGATCAAGCAGGCGCGTGCCTTCGTATCCGAGGAAGCCGGCGGTACGGACACCCGCGACCGGCTGCGCAACGAGCGCGCGGTCCTCGCCGCGCTCGGCTCCGTCGCGGGCGTACCGCGCGGGCTGGACTACTTCCGGCACGAACCCGACGAGTACCTGGTGATGACCGACTGCGGCGACCGGAACCTGCGCCGGCAGGTCCAGGACCACGGCCCGTACCCGGCGCGCGCCCTCACGGACCTGGCCACCCGCCTCCTCCGCATCATCGACGAGATCCACACCCACTCCGTGGTGATCCGCGACCTCAAACCCGACAACGTGGTCCTGGACCCCGAGGGCCGGTGCTTCCTGATCGACTTCGGGACCAGCGAACGCGACGGCACCGGCCCGGGCGGCGCGACCCCCGGCTACAGCGCCCCGGTCCTGCGCGCGAGCGGACCGGCCCGGCCCGCCGACGACCACTACGCTCTGGGCGCCACCCTGTACTTCGCCGCCACCGGCCTGGACCCGGTGATCATCGACCCCGACCCCGCGGTCAACCGGGAGCGGACCCTCGACGCCCTGTCATGGGTCCTCCCGGACCCCGGCCACCACGGGATCCGGTCCATGATCAGCGGCCTGATGAGCCTGGACGCGACCGTACGGACGTCCACCGCGAGCCACCTCCGCACGGGCACCCCCGCCATCTCCCGCCCACGCCCCCGCCCCGGCCCCGGCCCTCGCCTGGAGGCGGACCGCCTCCGGGAGATCACCGACCACACCCTCACGTTCTGCGTGGCCGAAGCGCAGCGCATCATCGACCCGGTGCGCGCCGCCCGCCTCAGCGTCCCGACGCCGATCGACGTCTACGGCGGCACCTCCGGCCTCGGCCTGGAACTCCTCCACCACCTGCACCGCCCGGACGTGCGCGAGACCGTCACCGCCCTGGCCCAGTGGACCGCCGCACAGCCCCGGTCCAAGAACATGTCACCGGGCTTCTACTCGGGCCACACGGGCGTGGAACTGTTCCTGACCCAGGCGAACACACCCCACACGCCCCACCCGGCCGTCCCCCACCCCCTCCTCCCGTCCCGCACCCCGGACGGGGGTCCTCCGGAAGCCGACCTGATCGAGGGCGCGGCCGGCATCGGCCTCGGCCACCTCCTCCTGGCCCGGCACACCGGGGATGCGGCCCACCTCGCCGCGGCCGCCGAGTGCGCCCGCCTGCTGACCTCCGGCGAGGCCCGGCTGACGGCCACGGCATCCGCCTCCCCCGGCAATGCCGCCCTCGACCAAGGCATCGCCCACGGCGAGGCGGGCGTCGCGTACTTCCTCCTGGAACACGGGGCCACGACGGGCGACCCGCACACCATCGCCCGTTCCCGGCAGGCCTGCGCCCGCCTCGCCTCCCTCACCCCGGGCATCATCGCGGCGGCGAGCACCCCGGCGGCGACCCGCCGCTACGCCTCCTGGTGCCGCGGCCTCGCAGGCATCGGCACGGTCCTCGTCCGAGCCGCCACCCGCCTGAACGAACCCGCGTACCTCACCCTCGCCCAGCAGGCGGCCCGCACCTGCTCCACCCTCGCCCCCCGCATGCCCTTGACCGGCCAGTGCTGCGGCCTGTCGGGCGTGGGCGACTTCCTCCTGGACGTGGCAACCGCCTCCCACTCGGAAGAGTTCCACGAAGCGGCGATCCGGACCGCCCTGATCACCCTGACCCGCACCGGCGGCCCCGCCACCCGCCCCACCTTCCCGGACACCACCCTCACCACCGCCACCGCCACCTGGTCCACCGGCTCCGCAGGCGCCCTCTCCCACCTCCGCCGCCTCCACACCCCCCACTCCCCCCGCCTGGGCCTCCTCGACTGA
- a CDS encoding SMP-30/gluconolactonase/LRE family protein has translation MKLTHLPLATLTVAAAVLATLTTTAPAAQADSPSPSQERTRVTTAFDLPGAKVYPEGIAADARTGAVYVGSYADGTVYRARPGQRTAEVFLPAGTDGRHTANGLRVDDRGRLWVTDSTAGVAVYDTRTGARLAHFETGGTGPSFINDLTITPDGTAYLTDSVRAVIHRVTPAQLAAGTGTLETAYDLNSALAPRPAGTFTLNGIASDRAGRYLLTVDMAAGDLYRVDLRTGAVRRVTLDGPALTHADGLDLAPDGTLRVAQNSDNTLTRWQVSADGTRAHLERTLTDPSLQIPTTLAHVPGRTLVVRSQFDKGGPFDPTGSSTPASFTIASVRGF, from the coding sequence ATGAAGCTCACCCACCTGCCCCTGGCCACGCTGACCGTGGCGGCCGCCGTGCTGGCCACGCTCACGACCACCGCCCCGGCGGCCCAGGCCGACTCCCCTTCCCCTTCCCAGGAACGCACCCGCGTCACGACGGCGTTCGACCTGCCGGGCGCCAAGGTCTATCCGGAAGGCATCGCCGCGGACGCGCGTACCGGCGCGGTCTACGTCGGCTCGTACGCGGACGGCACCGTCTACCGCGCCCGCCCCGGACAGCGCACCGCCGAGGTCTTCCTGCCCGCGGGCACCGACGGCCGCCACACGGCGAACGGCCTGCGCGTCGACGACCGCGGCCGCCTGTGGGTGACGGACTCCACCGCCGGGGTCGCCGTCTACGACACGCGTACGGGGGCCCGGCTGGCCCACTTCGAGACCGGCGGCACCGGCCCGTCCTTCATCAACGACCTGACCATCACCCCGGACGGCACCGCCTACCTGACGGACAGCGTCCGCGCCGTGATCCACCGCGTCACCCCGGCCCAGCTCGCCGCGGGCACCGGCACCCTGGAAACGGCGTACGACCTGAACTCCGCCCTGGCCCCCCGGCCCGCGGGCACCTTCACCCTGAACGGGATCGCCTCCGACCGCGCGGGCCGCTACCTGCTGACCGTCGACATGGCGGCGGGCGACCTCTACCGCGTCGACCTGCGCACCGGGGCCGTACGCCGCGTCACCCTCGACGGTCCGGCCCTGACGCACGCCGACGGCCTGGACCTCGCCCCCGACGGCACCCTGCGGGTGGCCCAGAACAGCGACAACACCCTGACGCGCTGGCAGGTCTCCGCCGACGGCACCCGGGCCCATCTGGAGCGGACCCTGACGGACCCGTCGCTGCAGATCCCCACCACCCTGGCCCACGTCCCGGGCCGCACCCTGGTGGTCCGCTCCCAGTTCGACAAGGGCGGACCCTTCGACCCCACGGGCAGCAGCACCCCGGCCAGCTTCACGATCGCCTCGGTCCGCGGGTTCTGA
- a CDS encoding Uma2 family endonuclease codes for MTALPDWMRPPRAEGWFAEDLDRLPEAPRHTELIDGALVFMMSPQRWWHGHLVTMLTVALMEQVPADSRVGREMTIKLDPRNRPEPDLLVTTAAYDDDRTWFAPEEVRLVVEVVSPESAHRDRTVKLRKYAEAGIPHYWCIEDEDGAPVVHVYELDKPTSSYAPAGIFRGTLKRPVPFEITLDLDKLTPPRSS; via the coding sequence ATGACCGCACTGCCCGACTGGATGCGCCCGCCGCGCGCGGAAGGCTGGTTCGCGGAGGACCTCGACCGCCTCCCCGAGGCGCCCCGCCACACCGAGCTGATCGATGGAGCCCTCGTCTTCATGATGTCGCCCCAGCGGTGGTGGCACGGCCACCTCGTCACCATGCTCACGGTCGCACTCATGGAGCAGGTACCCGCCGACAGCAGAGTCGGCCGCGAGATGACCATCAAGCTCGACCCGCGCAACCGCCCCGAGCCCGACCTCCTGGTGACAACGGCCGCGTACGACGACGACCGGACCTGGTTCGCCCCCGAGGAGGTCCGACTCGTCGTCGAGGTCGTCTCCCCCGAGTCCGCCCACCGCGACCGCACGGTCAAGCTCCGCAAGTACGCAGAAGCCGGGATCCCGCACTACTGGTGCATCGAGGACGAGGACGGCGCGCCCGTGGTCCACGTCTACGAGCTGGACAAACCGACCAGCTCCTACGCGCCCGCCGGCATCTTCCGCGGCACCCTCAAGCGCCCGGTCCCCTTCGAAATCACCCTCGACCTCGACAAGCTCACCCCGCCCCGAAGCAGCTGA
- a CDS encoding SflA family class IV lanthipeptide, translating to MPTATAARTAAPKLDEFLDAGPLLIDDEMIAFEDDDRSDREHTACLADPWVTATTRFACDNNS from the coding sequence ATGCCCACAGCCACAGCCGCACGCACGGCCGCTCCGAAGCTCGACGAGTTCCTCGACGCGGGCCCGCTGCTGATCGATGACGAGATGATCGCCTTCGAGGACGACGACCGCAGCGACCGCGAGCACACCGCCTGTCTCGCCGACCCGTGGGTGACCGCCACCACCCGCTTCGCCTGCGACAACAACTCCTAG
- a CDS encoding alpha/beta hydrolase: MSVHEYPQTPPPQPGGPGGPGGPGRSGRRKPRERSRRAVWISAALAVVLVAGGGGFAAWKLDWFSGDGDPVSFGKAPASAPAPAPATGGGAAPGGGQSAKPSGDPDVQLPTGPKAEFKQTGSLDDGTKIAKTRLTGAKSGFTGDVWVWAPKEYDDPKYAKSAFPVMIALPGGNGFPNNYWSDRSLGLQKAISEGVEAGTSLPFVLIMPVLNPDEKNYYDGSDIPGQPKMGTWIADDVPDFARANFRTYKSRDGWAFMGSSSGAFVGLKQVLQHPDRFKAVIASGGEIVPDSPLWKGDTALMDENNPRKLAQKLIDAKGPEVYVNFQLGTKEKDRARMEKFQTEFGKGPIKVTIRDIQNGEHNGWHYVRGMKEGSLEWISKAMKGPKPAEG, translated from the coding sequence ATGTCCGTGCACGAGTACCCGCAGACCCCGCCGCCCCAGCCCGGCGGCCCGGGCGGCCCGGGCGGGCCCGGCCGTTCCGGCCGGCGCAAGCCGCGCGAGCGGTCCCGGCGCGCGGTGTGGATCAGCGCGGCCCTCGCCGTCGTACTGGTGGCGGGCGGCGGCGGCTTCGCGGCCTGGAAGCTGGACTGGTTCTCCGGCGACGGCGACCCGGTGAGCTTCGGCAAGGCGCCGGCCTCGGCCCCGGCCCCGGCCCCGGCCACGGGCGGCGGTGCCGCCCCCGGCGGCGGCCAGTCGGCGAAGCCCAGCGGTGACCCGGACGTGCAGCTGCCGACCGGCCCGAAGGCGGAGTTCAAGCAGACCGGCAGCCTCGACGACGGCACGAAGATAGCCAAGACCCGGCTGACCGGGGCGAAGTCCGGCTTCACGGGTGACGTGTGGGTGTGGGCGCCGAAGGAGTACGACGACCCGAAGTACGCGAAGAGCGCCTTCCCGGTGATGATCGCGCTCCCCGGCGGCAACGGCTTCCCGAACAACTACTGGTCCGACCGCAGCCTCGGCCTCCAGAAGGCCATCAGCGAAGGCGTCGAGGCGGGCACCAGCCTGCCGTTCGTGCTGATCATGCCGGTGCTGAACCCGGACGAGAAGAACTACTACGACGGCTCCGACATCCCGGGCCAGCCCAAGATGGGCACCTGGATCGCCGATGACGTCCCGGACTTCGCCCGGGCCAACTTCCGTACCTACAAGTCCCGCGACGGCTGGGCCTTCATGGGCTCCTCCTCCGGTGCCTTCGTCGGCCTCAAGCAGGTGCTCCAGCATCCGGACCGGTTCAAGGCCGTGATCGCCAGCGGTGGCGAGATCGTTCCCGATTCCCCGCTGTGGAAGGGGGACACCGCGCTGATGGACGAGAACAACCCCCGCAAGCTCGCCCAGAAGCTGATCGACGCCAAGGGCCCCGAGGTCTACGTCAACTTCCAGCTCGGGACCAAGGAGAAGGACCGGGCCCGGATGGAGAAGTTCCAGACCGAGTTCGGCAAGGGTCCGATCAAGGTCACCATCCGGGACATCCAGAACGGCGAGCACAACGGCTGGCACTACGTGCGCGGCATGAAGGAAGGCTCGCTGGAGTGGATCAGCAAGGCGATGAAGGGCCCCAAGCCCGCCGAGGGCTGA